The genomic segment TTATGGCACAGGTGGCGGACTCAGGAGCCGCTAATGCGCAGCTTTTAGCCATTTTCACGGGTTGAGGAGGTCAATAGCGGATTTCCTGTCCGCGTGCGGCCTGAAATCGGGGCAAAAACCAGAATAGCGGAATCTGAGTCCTTCAAAAAAGGATATTCCTCCCAGGTATGCACACTCTCAGATACAGTACTCGCAACAACAGCACGTACAGCAACCGTACTCTCAGCAGCCGTACTGCCGGCCACAGTATTTCCAGCCGCTATCGCATGCTGCGTTTCACAAACCTTGAGTCATCAGACGAGATTGGTTTGACATAAGCCGTAGGCAAGCAGCAGCGAGCTGGTTCCGACTTGCATACACAACCTAGATAAGGCCCGTCATCTCCTAGGAGACCACGAGCCTTATATTTTTCACAAAAATAGCGCAAACAGCCTACAGCGCAGCTGTCTCTGTATTTTCAATAATAATCTGCTCTAGTTTCATCTGAACCGGGTTAGCAATGGTATCCCCCACTGGGCATTTGCTCTCTAAAAATTGAACGAAGGCATCCACCTTTTCCTTAGGCGAATCTGTTTTGATCTTGAACGTATAGCGAATGTCGGAATAGCCCGGGCGAACCTCGCTTTTATTGAAAAATCCATCGAGATCCAAATCGCCTTCAACCTCAACCTGGAAATCGTCGAGCTTCACATCAAACTTAGGAGCATACACCCGGGCCACAATAGACTGGCACGCGCCTAATGAGGCAAGCAGCGCTTCTACAGGATTCATCCCCGTATCTGTCCCGCCAAGGCTCTTCGGCTCATCAATAGTCAATTCGAACTGTCTCGCTGTCGCCTTCACTTTAACCCCCTCTTGTAAATGTGCTGTTGCCTTAAACGTTTGTACATTAGCCATTATTAACGCTCCTTATGAATCATATTTTATGTCCGTTCTAAACTCGCTCTATACTCGCACCCAATCCGTTGTCGGAAAATAGCTCTTGCAAGCTAGCATTTCGTCATGCAGACGGTTAAGAACTTCTCGTTCCCGGTCTTTAATCCGGTTCAGATTACTGTTAATCGAATGAAGGATGTCATTGTTATTGGTCTGTCTATATTTCATGAGGGCCACCCGTTGCAGGTTGACGTCCCGCTCGATTGGTTCATAACCGGATAACAGCGTTTCGTCCTTGATGTAGCCTTGGGCCAGCATGAATTCGATTTTCGCCCGCATACACTTCTTGTGCTCCCATAAAATATGCAGCGGCCGGCCGTCGGGCGCTCGGGTTCCATCGGTTACTTTCACTTGCTCCTCCGCTATGTACTGGTACACGTCCATGCCGAAGGCCAGATTGCTCTCATTGGCAAATAGGGTTTTCAGACGATTCGTGGCGCTGAGGTAGTCCTTCAGAAAATAGAGCACGGAATCCGCCGTGAACACATACTTGTGGTCGGTAGCGCGGTATAAGCAAATTCTAGTCTTATATTCTTCGTAATTGCCGTATTCGTCAAAAAAAGCTGCATTATTGAATGCGTTTTCATAATCGTCATAAGAAACGGAGAAGGTCTGATATTTGCCATCCACGAAATTGGTCACCAGATAGCTCTGCTGCTCGCTATCGTACCCGCTGATTAACAAATCATGCGTGAAATTTCTCACCCCAAAAAAGTCGCTGTAGGGCATATAATACTCATTGATGAAAGAGAGAACATGATAGCCTTGTTCAAGACTCGTTTGAATGAAGCGGTGGATGTCCGTTAAGGAATTGACGAGTGAACGGGATATCGCCTGGGTCTCCCGCAGCGGGCAATTATCCAATTGGTAAAAATTCACTGGACAAGCTAGCTCCACGAAATCCTTTGCGCAAAATAATTGGGTGTAATAGCTGTGCATCCACGGTTGGAAGCTCTCGGAATGTCCGATAATACCGAACAAATACGCGTGGTGCAAATAGCCGTAAATAGGTGAATCAGCTAGCGGCAGATGAATTTTCATAGAAACATATCTCCCTTATTCACATTGTATAAATCACCCAATATTGGTAGAGTCGAAGCTATTATCCCACTCCTATTTAGCGCTGTCAATTGGCAAGATTCATACAACGGTATGGTTTGAACTTTCAAAAACAAAGTTAACAACCGGGATTAATATGAATTCTATCATTTCCAAGATTTCACTGTCAATATGATTTCTATTAGGGGGCCCTTTCCATAAAAAAAAGACACTGGAGGGACAACGCCCTCCAATGCCTTTTTCGCTATATTAGGAATGATTCAATTCCGCCTCTATTTTTCGAAAAACGTTATAGCTCCGCCGTGCGACCTCGGAGATTGCAATCGGATGAAAGCCGCTCAGCTCCGCATACAGCGTGTCATTCAGCGGATCAATCCATGACTTCGGCAGCGCTGCCGCGCCAAGCTTCGCGCCCATAATCGAGCCAACCGTCGCGCCATTGCAATCCGTGTCCATGCCGCCATAGACGGCCGTCGTCACGGCCTTCTCGAAATCATCGCCTGCATACACGAGCGACGCCGCGACAAGCGCTGCATTATTGTTCGTGTGCACTGCATCGTAATGGCTGAACGAATTCCAGATTTGGCTCACCAGCTCGCGGTCGCTGCTTGCTTTCTCCGCAATGGAAACCGCTTTGCGCACATCATAAGCCAGTCTGCTCGTTGCCGGAATTTCGCTGAGGCCAATCTCGACAATTCGCTTGCTGTCCTTCTCAACGAAAGCAGCTGCAATCATCGCCGCAACGAACATTTCGCCATAGATGCCGTTCTTCACATGCGAGAACGATGCATCGCGCCAGCCAAGCTCCGCAGCCAGCTCCGGCTTTCCGGCTGCGCCGTAAGCGAGCCCGTCCGCACGGATTTGCGCGCCAATCCACTCTCTGTAAGGGTTCATATGCATCCGCACCCGCTCTAGGCGTTCAGCCCAATCGGCAGGCTTGTCCCCGTTCAGATGAGAGGTCTCATGAGCAAAATTCAAATAAGACTGCGTCTCCGCTGTACAAACCTGGCTGTAGGTCAGGTTTTTGTGCCATAGCTTGCCGATGTCCCAAGAGTCGAAAGCGAGCCCTTTTTGCTCAAGCAGTAAAAGCCCCAGCACCGTATAGCGGATGTCATCATCGCTCTCCATATACTGAATGGTCTCGCTTGTGCTCATGGGCGACCAATCATTCAGCCCCAGCCCATACTGCTCTTTTGCTGCCGATTCGCCCGGTGTATAACCTTTAATCGGCCAAGCGCCAGCGCCGCGAAACCACAGCTCAATATTTTCCCAGCCCGGCCGGCCGTCTTTGCCATACAGATAGTCCCAAAACTCCAATGGCTTGCCTAGCGCACAGCCCACACTGCGTCCGAGCCAGGCACCGTAAAACTTGTCCATCCACTGCTCATCGGTCAAATTCGCTGCCAGCGTTCTTGGCCCTTCGGGGCGCAGCCTGCGGATCTCCTCCAAATCGGAAGGCTCCTCATAAGGGAAATCCGCACTCACTTCCAGTGCAGACAGCTCGTTATAAATCTCCATAAGCGCATCATGGCGTTCACCCGCCGCAGCCAGCTTTTCCGCAAAGCCGTCTACGTTGCAGCCTTCTTCCCCGCGCTGAATAATCTCAAACCGGACAATTTCCTGAAGCTTATCCCAGCCTGCCATAATTAAGCCTGCCCTTTCCGAGCTTTGGCGTTCTCATCATGTACAGCCAGAGCGTCAAAAATCAGCTTAATAAAGGCTTCACGGTCCACATCCATCAACACCTGCACATTCGCCGTTTCATCGGTTTTTTTGCGGCGGTCTGCTACGGTCATGCCTCTCGTCACCCTGCCGTCCGTCTCAATCGAGACGTAATAGCTTTCACTTTGGAACAGCTCCGGGCGAAGCAGCCAAGCAATTGCGCACGGATCATGCAGCGAGCTGCCTTCAAAGCCCAGCTTGCGGCTGTAGATGGAATAGAAGTCCAGCAGCTCGCCTACCATATGGGAAACCTCGCCGCGCTGCTTCAGCGCATCAATATCCTCTTGATAAATAGCCGCCTTATCGGTCACATCCAGACCGCTCATCGTAATCGGCACGCCCGATTCAAACACCATTCGTGCAGCCTCCGGGTCCACGTAAATGTTGAACTCTGCTGTTGACGTGACATTGCCATAGCTGATGCCTCCGCCCATTAGGGAAATCTGCTCGATGTTCTCTTTTACATCGGGGAAGCCTTTGAGCAGCAGCGCAATATTCGTCAGCGGGCCGATCGGCACGAGCGTTACCTTCTGCTCCGAGGAGCGGATAATTTCGACCATCAGCTCAATCGCATGTTTGTTGACCGGCTTAAACCGGGAAGGCGGCAATTCTGGGCCGTCCATGCCCGAATCGCCATGCGCCTCTTCTCCGGTTACGAGCTTGCCTAGCAGCGGTCCGGGCGCGCCTTTCGCCACCGGAATATCTTTATCTATAAAGCTGAGCAGCTTCAGTGCATTATTCGTAATTTTCTCCAGCACCTGATTGCCGCCAACCGTCGTAATCGCCTTTACCTCCAACTGCTGCGGATTGGCAAGTGCGAGCAAAATAGCGATCGCGTCATCATGCCCGGGATCACAGTCGATAATAATCGGTCTAGCCATCGTGTTAATCATCCTTTCACTTTCGTTTTAAAATCTTGGTGAAAAAGAGTCTACGTTGCGTAAAAAAAACCGTTTCCGATCGCCATTGCCCTTGAATTTCTGTGAATTAACCTCTTCGGTAGAAATTCAAGGACAAAAGCGAGCACTATCGTTTCTCCAATCGGTCCTTTTTACTCCACTACGACTTTTTCTCCAATCTTTTAAGCTTTCTATTTCTTTTACGGGATTCGCTGATTGCGTATACGATGAGACCAATAACGGTCGTGACGTATGGGAGTGTGCCGATCAGCTCTGCCGGAATTTTAAGCACCTGAAGCGCATTGGCCAGCGCATCCGCCGCGCCGAACAATAGCGACGTCAGCGTCGTGCCGACCGTCGTGCTGCGCCCCATCGACTCCGCGGCAATCGCAATCCAGCCCCGGCCGGCGGTCATATCCCGCGTGAACAGCGATAGGTAGCCCATCGACATATATGCGCCGCCAAGCCCGGCGAAAAAGCCGCTCAGCAGCAGCGCCGTATACTGCACCTTCACTACGCTGACTCCTACCGACTGGGCAGCCTGCGGATTTTCGCCGACTGAGCGAATGCGCAGGCCGAGCGGCGTTCTTTTCAGCATGTAATACACAATAAAAACCGCCAGTATCGACATATAGGTCAATACATTATGGCCGGAGAAAATCGGTCCCAGCACCGGAATATCCTTAAGCAGCGGAATGTCCACGCTAGGCAGCACCTTGCTCGGAAGCGAGGTCGAGGAGCCTTTGTCCCCGCTTAGCAAATACAAAATAAATACGGTTCCCCCGGAGGCGAACATATTGATCGCGACCCCGCCAAGAATGATATGCGTCTTGAAATGCAGAGTAAAAAAAGCCAGTATGCCGGAAATAAGCGTGCCCGCCATTACCGCGCCCAGCAGCCCCACCCATGAGCTGCCCGTATAAGCGCTGACTACGACGCCTGAAAGGGCCGCCACCAGCATAATGCCCTCAAGTCCAATATTGATAATGCCCGCACGGTTGGAAATGAGTGCTCCTAGTGCCGCGAACAAAATCGGAGTCGTTACCCGGAGGACAGAAAACGCAAATTCAGTCGTGAAAATGACATGAAACAAACTAGACATTACGCTGTGCCTCCTTGAGCAGCATCCGATTTTTCCAGAACTTCAAAAACTGCTCTGCCGAAATCAGCAAAATAATAATCGCCTGCACAATCGAAATCATTTCGGCCGGCACATCGGAGAAACGCGCCATCTGGTCGGCTCCGATTCGGATATAAGCCAGGAAGAGCGCTGCGCCAATGACCGAAAACGGGTTATTTTTCGCCAGCATCGCTACTAGCGCACCATCCAGGCCGTAGCCCGGCAGCGACGACCACTGAAAGCGATTGTACATGCCCAGCACTTCGACCGAGCCGCCCATGCCCGCAATAAAGCCAGCAATTAAATGTACGATAATGATGACCTTGGCCGTCTTCATGCCGGAATAGCCCGCAAATTCGCGATTGGCCCCCGTCATCCTCAGCTCATAGCCCCATTTGGTTTTGTAGAGAAAATAATGCGCGGCTACGATCAGCACCAGCACGATAATCAGTCCCGTATGAATACGCGTGCCCGGTATCAGCTTGGTGAGCATCGCTGTTTTCTCGAACTTAAAGGATACAGCGGCAAAGGCCTGGGCATCGCGCAGCTTATAGTTCAAAATATAAAGCCCGATGCCGAACAAAATATTGTTGAACATCAGCGAGCTGACGAGCTCATTTACATTCCATTTAGCCTTGAGAATACCTGGAATAGCGGATAACACCGCACCGACGAGCGACCCTGCAAGGATAGCCACAATCGGATGCACAAAGCTGTTCAGACTAAGATGAATCGCAAGCGAAGCTGCAACTACCCCGGAAAAATAAAACAGCCCTTCCGCTCCGAGATTGAATAAATTCGCTTTAAACAGCAGCGATACCGCAAGTCCTGTGAACATGAGCGGAATCGCCATTTCAATGACGTTGCCGATATGCCCCTTCGTATTCAGCGGCTCCCATAGAAAGATGCGAATGCTCTCCAGCGGCTGCTCGCTGACAATGGAAATAATAATAAAAGCGAGAACAAGCGCAATCAGAATGACCGCTGTCGTTCGGATGACTTCAAAATATTTTACCTTCATGCTTCCACGGCCCTCCTGATTTGCTGCTCGTCCTGCCGGTTAAGACCCAGCATGTATAATCCGAGCTCTTCCTCGCTTACCATTGACGGCTGTTCCAAATAAGCGACGATTTGTCCTTCATACATGACGAGCAGGCTGTCGCTCAGCTCCAATATTTCGTTCAAATCTGCCGAAATGAGCAGCACGCCGCTGCCGCCATCCCGAAGCTCAATGAGCTTCTGGTGAATAAATTGGGCTGCCCCGATATCGACGCCGCGAGTCGGCTGCTCGGCAATGAGCAAATCCGGCGCTGTCGAGCATTCGCGAGCGACGACGACCTTCTGCATATTGCCGCCTGAAAGCATGCCTATCGGCTGATTCGGGCCCGAGCAGCGCACGCGGAATTCCTCAATGAGAGTGGCCGCAAGCTGCGCTATTTTTTTACTTCTCAAAAAGAGGCCCTTGTTCATCGCTTTCGTATTGTATTGCGTAGAAATCAAATTATCGGAAATGCTCGCGTCTTTGGCTGCCCCTTGGCGCATGCGGTCCTCCGGAATATAGGAAACGCCGAGCGAGCGAATTTTGCGGATATCATAGCCTTGTATGTCCGTGCCTTTAACGGCTACATTTCCGCTGCGCACAGCCAAACTGCCCGTTAAAGCTTCAACGAGCTGCGTTTGCCCATTGCCCTCGACTCCAGCAATGCCAACGATTTCGCCGCCGCGCACCTTGAACGCTACCTTGTCGAGCAGCGCCTTGCCCGTCTCATCCGCCAATGAAAAATCAGTAACAGACAGGATTGGCGCACCGTAAGGCTTCTGCTCCTTGTCATACCTCAGCACGACGTCGCGGCCGACCATCAGCTTGGAAATTTCCTGCTCGGTAACGTCCTTGGTCCAAAAAACGCCTTCGCTTTTGCCTGCGCGCATAATCGTGATTCGGTCGCAAATCGCTTTAACTTCCTTCAGCTTGTGGGAAATAAACACAATCGTATGCCCCTGCTGCTTAAGCTGCGTCAGCTCGCGGAACAGCTCCTCGGTTTCCTGCGGGGTCAGTACGGCCGTCGGCTCATCAAGTATCAGAATCTCGGCGCCACGCAGCAGAGCTTTCAAAATTTCGACCTTCTGCTTCATGCCGACACTAAGGTCCTCAACCTTCGCCTTCGGATTAACGAGCAGATTGTATTTTTTGCTCATCTCCTCAGTCATCCGCACCGCTTCGTTGTAATTAATGCTGACGCCCTTCTTTGGCTCCATGCCCAGCACCATATTTTCCGCAACGGTGAACGAAGGCACCAGCATAAAATGCTGATGGACCATGCCGATGCCATGATCTATCGCATCCTGTGGCGAAGCCAACGACACCTGCTTGCCCCGAAGAATGATTTCGCCTTCGCTCGGCTCTTCCATGCCGAACATCATTTTCATCAGCGTGGATTTGCCGGCGCCATTTTCGCCAACGATTGCGTGTATCTCGCCCTCGGCAAGCGTAAACTGCACCTTCTGGTTGGCGACAACCCCGTTCGGGTAAACCTTCGTAATATTTTTCATTTCGAGCAGCTGATTCGGCATCATCGTAAAACCCCTTTACCTTTCGGAGGTCATTATAAAGAGGCAGCTGGCCTTCTTCCTGATGGAAAGAGAAGAATGACCAACTGCACTAAGCTTTGCGGATCGTTATTATGGTTTAACCGCGTTGCGGATGGCTTCGATTTGCGAAGTTTCCATACCCATCGCATTGTCTACTTTAATCTCTTGCTTAGCCAGCTTTTGCTTGATATCTTCTACTTGCTTCTGCATATCAGCCGTGAAGATCGATTTGTAAATGTCATTTTCAGCAATGCCTACGCCATCTTGATCAAAGCTGAGCACTTGGCGTTGTCCATATTCGAGCGTGCCCTCTTGCGTTTTCTTCACTGCGCCAAGAATAGAGGTATCGATTTTTTTAATAGCAGACGTCACGATCAGATTCGCTTTTTCTTTATCCGTTTCCTGAAGCAGGAACCCTTGGTCGGAGTCAACGCCAATCGCGTAACGCTTCTTGTCCTTCGCTGCATCGAAGATGCCCAGGCCCGTCGCGCCAGCCACGTTGAAAATCACGTCGACGCCAGAGTTGTACTGAATGAGCGACAGCTCCTTGCCTTTCGCCGGGTTCACGAAATCGCCCGCATAGGAAACGGCTACCTTAATGGCAGGATCGACGTATTGTGCCCCTTGGATATAACCAACCAGGAATGCATTAATGCCGGGAATGTCCATGCCGCCGACAAAGCCAATCACATTATCTTTGTTCGCATTTGGAATATCGGACTTCGTCGCAATTGCAGCTACTGCGCCTGCAAGGAAGGAAACCTCGTTCGTTGCGTAAGACATCGCATATACGTTAGCCGGTGTTTCTTCAATATCCGTGTCGTAGTTGATGAATTTTTTGTCCGGATACGTTTCTGCGGTCGCATTAAACATCTCGGTAATTTCAGATCCGCCGGAGATAATAATATCCCAGTCCTGCGCTGCTATATCTTGATAAGTAGGTTCCCACTTCGTTTTGTCTGTTCCCATTTCAATCACTTTCGTATCTGCGCCCAATTCGGATTTAACAAGCGTCAATCCCTTGTTCGCTGCATCAAAGAAAGATTTATCCCCAAGTGTACCCGGTACGAGCAGAACAACCTTCAGCTTCTTATCCCCGCCTGTACTGCCTGAGCCTGCTGCATTGCCGCTGCTTGTCCCCGTATTTCCTCCACCGCAAGCTGCCAGCACCAATAGAACCGAAACCATGAGTAATGCCATCACATTTTTCTTCATTCTCTGTTCCCCCACTCTCTGTCGATTAAAAGACGTGTCCCCTTTGAAACTAGCCGCCCGCGCTTGCTGTCCTGAAAAGAATGCTTACCCCAAGTGTAATGTAGAAAATAAATAGGTTATAATAAAGGTACGCTTTTACGAATAGCTTGTTCGGGATGATACGATCATATCAAATTCGAAATCAAATAATTATCTCGATTCGGTCAACTTTTTATACGATTCGGCTATATACACGCGAAGGAGGGCTGTTATGAATCGATTATTGTATTTAGCAAATGACATACATGAGAGAAATACTAACATCCCTCCTCATCAGCATGAGTGCTACGAGCTTGTTTATTACATTCGCGGTATGGGTCCAACCGTCATTGCAGGCCGTAAATATCGCTTTAAAGAGCATACGATTGCCCTCATCGCTCCTCGGCATATTCATAGCGAGATTCATGAGCTGGAGGGCGAGGTGCTGTTCATTGGTTTTAACGCTCCTGATGTGGAATTAAAAGGATTAAGCGGGGTTTATGACGACGATGCGAGCCATACGATTTTAAAGCATTTATGGCGCATAAAAGAGGAGTTTTTCATCCGTCCGAGAACCGACAGCGAATCGCTGAATGCTCTCCTCAATGAGCTGCTTCCGCCGCTGCAGCAAATTTTTGGAAACCGAAAAACACCCCATCCATCAGAAGATCGGGTCAAATACGTGCTGCAATATATGGATGACCATTATAAGCAGAAGCTCACCGTTGAGCTGCTTGCCGACATGTCCGGTTACAGCTATGACCGGTTCCGCCACCTTTTTAAGGAACGCTACAATATTGCGCCTCTCCAGTATATTTTGCTAAAACGTCTGGAATATGCAAAATCGCTGCTCATAGGTACCCAGATGCATATTTCTGAAATTGCCGCCGATGCCGGCTTTGCCAATGATGCGCAATTTTGCAGCATGTTTAAACGGGAAATTGGCTGTACGCCTCGCACCTATAGGAAGGGCAAAATTTTGTGAGGGTTTGAAAATATTAATCTATAGAGGGAAGGGAGTGACTGGAATGCCAATGGCTATCGCCTGCCTTCAGAAGCGGAATGTGGCAATATGCTTGCAAAGACGGTACAACAGGCTACAGATATGGAGAGCTTGATCAAATTGCTTGGTATGATGAAAATTCGGGAGGTGTCACTCACGAGGTCGGGCAGAAGGAATCTAACGCTTGGGGACTTTATGATATGCTCGGGAATACGTGGGAATGGTGCTGGGATTTATATGATGCGGAAGTATATGGTCCGTACCGTATTTTCCGTGGTGGCAGCTGGGCTGAAGAGGCCCGGGGCTGTGGGGCTACGTGCAGGCGCCGCAGTCATCCATCCTTTTGCATCGACGACCTTGGCTTTCGCCTTGCCCGATCCGTTGCACCATCGCATAGGCCAAATTAATGAGACGAACTCACCAAGCATGGCGTGTGGGTTCATCTCATCTATCCATTAACAGCCTATTTCATGTTGACGCTTAAGCTAAGCTTTGCCTTTATATGTCTTCGTGGCTGTATCGAGCATGGATTTCCAATCTGCAAACTCGGTCTCGCGCGCAACATGGCGATCAAACAGCTCATCAGGAATGTTGTCGATCTCCTCATGCGTTTCTGCTTGAAAATTGCCTTTCTCCAAAAACTGCCCAAAGCTGCTGCTGCTGGAATGCTTGCTCATAAATGCATCGTTAAACAGCTCGTTTAATGATACCTCGTTCGGATCTTCCTGGTTTGTTTTCTGTCCCTGCAGTTCCTTCAACAGGTCGTCAAATGACATTGGTTTTTGCTTTCTCAGATTACCACTCCTTCAATTTGTGCGATCGACTCCAGGCCCATGCAAAATCCCTATACATGGAGTCTGATCTTTTTAAAAACCTTTTAAACATTCAAACGTAAACGGCTGAAGCCGGCCTTTGGCGGCAAGGCTTCCGTTTCGCAGGTGGAATATAAGTTCATTTATAAGGGTCAAACTTATAAAGTCTTATATTTTCAAAAAAAACCTTCTGGAAAGCACGGCTTTACGCTCACCAAGATTTCAGTTACTTCTATAATATCATTATTCATGCTATGCGTTAATATATGGATCGTTTAAGTTTTTTATTTTTGGGCTAAACGCTGGGCTTCTCGCCTTTTTGAGTACTTGAAGCAGCGGCTCCATCCTGGTTTTTAGTCCCTTTGCTTTTATAAGGCTTAGGCGCGTTTTTGGCTTTATTGGCACTAGCCTGCCACCGATTCCAGCCCTTCTTGTCCGTTCCCCTGCCTGTTCCACCCTTGCCCTTCGCCTTGCTCAAAAAATCACTCCTTTATGGTTGGCTCAAAATCGAGACCGTTGCTTGATGCCTAAATCCAGCTAAGGTGAAACGGCTCTCGCCGTCCTCTGGCCGCGGCGCGTTTCATTCCAAGAAATATAGAGAAAGTATGGCGAAATCATATGCTTTCCTATATTTTAAAAATGAAAAAGCATCTCCTACGCCTGTATTAGCTGACAGACCTGCTGTGCAGCCAATGGAATAGACAGATGCA from the Paenibacillus sp. BIHB 4019 genome contains:
- a CDS encoding OsmC family protein, yielding MANVQTFKATAHLQEGVKVKATARQFELTIDEPKSLGGTDTGMNPVEALLASLGACQSIVARVYAPKFDVKLDDFQVEVEGDLDLDGFFNKSEVRPGYSDIRYTFKIKTDSPKEKVDAFVQFLESKCPVGDTIANPVQMKLEQIIIENTETAAL
- a CDS encoding ADP-ribosylglycohydrolase family protein: MAGWDKLQEIVRFEIIQRGEEGCNVDGFAEKLAAAGERHDALMEIYNELSALEVSADFPYEEPSDLEEIRRLRPEGPRTLAANLTDEQWMDKFYGAWLGRSVGCALGKPLEFWDYLYGKDGRPGWENIELWFRGAGAWPIKGYTPGESAAKEQYGLGLNDWSPMSTSETIQYMESDDDIRYTVLGLLLLEQKGLAFDSWDIGKLWHKNLTYSQVCTAETQSYLNFAHETSHLNGDKPADWAERLERVRMHMNPYREWIGAQIRADGLAYGAAGKPELAAELGWRDASFSHVKNGIYGEMFVAAMIAAAFVEKDSKRIVEIGLSEIPATSRLAYDVRKAVSIAEKASSDRELVSQIWNSFSHYDAVHTNNNAALVAASLVYAGDDFEKAVTTAVYGGMDTDCNGATVGSIMGAKLGAAALPKSWIDPLNDTLYAELSGFHPIAISEVARRSYNVFRKIEAELNHS
- a CDS encoding nucleoside hydrolase, with amino-acid sequence MARPIIIDCDPGHDDAIAILLALANPQQLEVKAITTVGGNQVLEKITNNALKLLSFIDKDIPVAKGAPGPLLGKLVTGEEAHGDSGMDGPELPPSRFKPVNKHAIELMVEIIRSSEQKVTLVPIGPLTNIALLLKGFPDVKENIEQISLMGGGISYGNVTSTAEFNIYVDPEAARMVFESGVPITMSGLDVTDKAAIYQEDIDALKQRGEVSHMVGELLDFYSIYSRKLGFEGSSLHDPCAIAWLLRPELFQSESYYVSIETDGRVTRGMTVADRRKKTDETANVQVLMDVDREAFIKLIFDALAVHDENAKARKGQA
- a CDS encoding ABC transporter permease gives rise to the protein MSSLFHVIFTTEFAFSVLRVTTPILFAALGALISNRAGIINIGLEGIMLVAALSGVVVSAYTGSSWVGLLGAVMAGTLISGILAFFTLHFKTHIILGGVAINMFASGGTVFILYLLSGDKGSSTSLPSKVLPSVDIPLLKDIPVLGPIFSGHNVLTYMSILAVFIVYYMLKRTPLGLRIRSVGENPQAAQSVGVSVVKVQYTALLLSGFFAGLGGAYMSMGYLSLFTRDMTAGRGWIAIAAESMGRSTTVGTTLTSLLFGAADALANALQVLKIPAELIGTLPYVTTVIGLIVYAISESRKRNRKLKRLEKKS
- a CDS encoding ABC transporter permease; amino-acid sequence: MKVKYFEVIRTTAVILIALVLAFIIISIVSEQPLESIRIFLWEPLNTKGHIGNVIEMAIPLMFTGLAVSLLFKANLFNLGAEGLFYFSGVVAASLAIHLSLNSFVHPIVAILAGSLVGAVLSAIPGILKAKWNVNELVSSLMFNNILFGIGLYILNYKLRDAQAFAAVSFKFEKTAMLTKLIPGTRIHTGLIIVLVLIVAAHYFLYKTKWGYELRMTGANREFAGYSGMKTAKVIIIVHLIAGFIAGMGGSVEVLGMYNRFQWSSLPGYGLDGALVAMLAKNNPFSVIGAALFLAYIRIGADQMARFSDVPAEMISIVQAIIILLISAEQFLKFWKNRMLLKEAQRNV
- a CDS encoding ABC transporter ATP-binding protein encodes the protein MMPNQLLEMKNITKVYPNGVVANQKVQFTLAEGEIHAIVGENGAGKSTLMKMMFGMEEPSEGEIILRGKQVSLASPQDAIDHGIGMVHQHFMLVPSFTVAENMVLGMEPKKGVSINYNEAVRMTEEMSKKYNLLVNPKAKVEDLSVGMKQKVEILKALLRGAEILILDEPTAVLTPQETEELFRELTQLKQQGHTIVFISHKLKEVKAICDRITIMRAGKSEGVFWTKDVTEQEISKLMVGRDVVLRYDKEQKPYGAPILSVTDFSLADETGKALLDKVAFKVRGGEIVGIAGVEGNGQTQLVEALTGSLAVRSGNVAVKGTDIQGYDIRKIRSLGVSYIPEDRMRQGAAKDASISDNLISTQYNTKAMNKGLFLRSKKIAQLAATLIEEFRVRCSGPNQPIGMLSGGNMQKVVVARECSTAPDLLIAEQPTRGVDIGAAQFIHQKLIELRDGGSGVLLISADLNEILELSDSLLVMYEGQIVAYLEQPSMVSEEELGLYMLGLNRQDEQQIRRAVEA
- a CDS encoding BMP family ABC transporter substrate-binding protein; amino-acid sequence: MKKNVMALLMVSVLLVLAACGGGNTGTSSGNAAGSGSTGGDKKLKVVLLVPGTLGDKSFFDAANKGLTLVKSELGADTKVIEMGTDKTKWEPTYQDIAAQDWDIIISGGSEITEMFNATAETYPDKKFINYDTDIEETPANVYAMSYATNEVSFLAGAVAAIATKSDIPNANKDNVIGFVGGMDIPGINAFLVGYIQGAQYVDPAIKVAVSYAGDFVNPAKGKELSLIQYNSGVDVIFNVAGATGLGIFDAAKDKKRYAIGVDSDQGFLLQETDKEKANLIVTSAIKKIDTSILGAVKKTQEGTLEYGQRQVLSFDQDGVGIAENDIYKSIFTADMQKQVEDIKQKLAKQEIKVDNAMGMETSQIEAIRNAVKP
- a CDS encoding AraC family transcriptional regulator, translating into MNRLLYLANDIHERNTNIPPHQHECYELVYYIRGMGPTVIAGRKYRFKEHTIALIAPRHIHSEIHELEGEVLFIGFNAPDVELKGLSGVYDDDASHTILKHLWRIKEEFFIRPRTDSESLNALLNELLPPLQQIFGNRKTPHPSEDRVKYVLQYMDDHYKQKLTVELLADMSGYSYDRFRHLFKERYNIAPLQYILLKRLEYAKSLLIGTQMHISEIAADAGFANDAQFCSMFKREIGCTPRTYRKGKIL
- a CDS encoding DUF3934 family protein yields the protein MSKAKGKGGTGRGTDKKGWNRWQASANKAKNAPKPYKSKGTKNQDGAAASSTQKGEKPSV